Sequence from the Kribbella aluminosa genome:
CACGTGAGTGGTGCACGTGAGTGGTGCACGTGAGTGGTGCGGGTGGGTGGTGCACGTGAGCGGTGCACGTGAGTGGTGCGGGTGGGTGGTGAACCCGGGCGGTGGACGTGGGTGGTGGACCCGGGAGGGGCGTTGACGTGCTCGGATGGTGTTGAGCGGCAGTGGGCTGTGCGTTGACGCGCTGGTGTCGCCTGGGGTGCAGCACGCCTGCGGCGGCGGGCGCCTCGGTGTACTCGGTCTTGTCGGGATCGGGGCGGGGTTGTCGCCGTCGACCGTCAAACGCGACCTGCCCGTGGCGTCGGTTCTACTGGCCGGGTTGGGTCGGGGTGCTCGGCTGGGCGTCGGCGTTCTGGCCGGGGGCCGGGGTTGTTTGGGAGGTGGTCTGATCGGGGGTGTCCAGGGTCTTGTGCCGGTCGCGGCTTGGGCTGAGTTCCTGGTCCCAGACCTTTTTCGCCTTGCCGAGTTGGCGGACCAGGCCGGGGAGTTTGGTCGGTCCGAAGAGCAGAATGACGACGACGAGGATGACGATCCACTCCTCGCCGCGGGGCATCTCGAGCTGGCTGATCACAACGGCACCTCAGATCCGTACGGTTTGTATTGGTTCCCGATGTTACGGCGCAAGTTCCGTGTCGGGGAGGGGTGTCCGGCGGCTGGTTCACCCGCCGGTTGTCGGGTGGTAGGCGCAGGTGGCGTCGAGGTTCTGAGAGGCGGGCGGATCAGCTTGTGCGAGGCAACGACCACCCAGATCCAGCCGACCCCCAGCAGGACGACGGCGATCGTCACGAGCAGGAGCCGGCCCGGGGAGACCGCCAGAGCCAGGACCGCATCACGGTGCGTGAGTCCGACGTACCCGCCGATCAGCAGCAGGCCGGCGCTCACGCTCAGGACGAATGTGCCGAGCCCGGGAGGGGCGCGTTCACGGACCCGAGCCCGGGAGGGGCGCGTTCACGGACCCGAGCCCGGGATGCGCGGGAGCGAGGAGCGTCCGGATGTTGCCTGCGGCATCGTCCTGGCCCGATGGCTGCGGTGCTTCTGCCGCGGGCGGCCGGGTCCGGCCGCCCGGTGCCTGGCGGTCTGGCTTTCGGGTGACATCGCTCCCAGTTCCTGTCGAGACCTGCCCCTGCACTACACCTGACGCGCAGCCTGCGGTCTCGGTTGACGGCCCCGCGCACCTTTCATCAGCAGTCGGTGCTCCAGGCCGCCGTAGTCGGGCTCGTCCAAGGCCTGACCGAGTTTCTCCCCGTGTCGTCCAGCGCGCACCTTCGGGTCACGTCGGCGCTGCTGCACTGGCCCGATCCCGGCGCAGCTTTCACCGCCGTCACCCAACGGCGGACCGAGGCGGCCGTCCTGGTCTACTTCCGCCGCGAGATCGCCGGCGTCGTCGCGGCCTGGACGACGTCGCTGTTCCGGCCCGAGCGGCGCAGCGATCCGCTGGCCAAGCTCGGGTGGTTCATCATCCTCGGCAGCGTACCCATCAGCGTGCTCGGCCTGCTGCTCCAGAACGTCATCGAAACCGCGTTCCGCGACCTGTGGCTGATCGGCGCCGCGCTCATCGTGTTCGGCCTCGTCCTCGGCGCAGCCGACCGGGTGGCACGCAAAGACCAGGCAACTGTCTGACCTGACCGTCGGTCACGCCATCGGCTACGGCCTCGCCACCGCCGCTGACGTGGAGTGGCTCGGCCCCTGCGGTGGGCGCCATCTGAGGGGTTCACCCGTCAGATGGCCCCTTCACCTGTCGTGTGCAGGGGGCGAACGGGCCAGGTGAGAGGTGAACCGCTGAAGTTGGATGGGGGGACCGGCCTGATGCGTGAGGGGTCTGCGCCGGTGCGTGGCTTGGCCCGTGGAATCGTCGGGTCGTGCGTACTGGTTCGTGCCGGGTTTGTCGAGTCGTGGATCGGGGTCGTGGTTCTCGGCGTGTCGTGGACCCGGATCCACGATTCGGTGAGCCGGACCGGTCGGGTGGCGCTGGGGAGGAGGTCGGCTTTCGTTGGCTGGGAGGTGTTCAGCGGACGGGGGTCCGACGGGTGTGCGATGAGTTGGGACGAGACAGGCCGCCCGAGCTTCGCGCCGTGGGCGGGGGAGGATCTTTTACGGGGTCGATCGCCGGCAGACCGGCCACGCGGCGATCTACCGTGCCGCAGATCCAGACGTCGGTCACCAGAGCCTGATGTCGCAGGCTCTTGATTTCACAGGTGTGCAACACCTGGGCAATCTGGGTCGGGGATGGTTGGCGGTATGGATTCGTTGCGTACGACGCTCACCGGCGGGACGGCGTGTGACGTGTGTGGGCGGCTGCCACATCCGCGGCGTCTGCGTCTGACGCTGGCGAAACTGGTCGCGGTGGCGCCGGTGGAGTTGGCTCTGCATGCGGTGGTGCTGGCCGCGCATCCGCCGTACCTGATCTCGGTTGCGGTGCTGGCGAGTGTGACGACGGCGTTGGTGATCTGGGTGGTCGAGCCGTCGACGATGCGGTTGTTGCGGTCCTGGCTGCATGCCCCGACGGTCCGGCCGCGGCAGGGGGTTGGGACGTTGTGGCGGATTCGGGTGACGCTTGATGACCGGGCGGGGTCGTTGGAGGGCGTGACTCGGCGGCTTGCGGTGCTTGAGGCGAACATCTTGGGGTTGCATGTTCACCCGATCGGCGACGGCGTACGGGATGAGTTGGTGGTGTCGGCGCCGGACGGGGTCGCGGCGGCGGATTTGGAGGCCGCGGTCGGGGCGGGTGGTGGGCGTGAGGTGCATGTGTGGCCGACGACGGCGTTGGCGTTGGTGGATGGTCAGACGAAGGCGTTGAGTTTGTCGGCGCGGGTGGTTGTGGATCCGGCTGAGCTGCCGCATGCGGTTGCGGAGTTGCTGGGTGCGCAGTTGGTGACCGATCGTGCGGCGCTGGCCGGTCAGTTGCCCGGTGATGTGTTGAAGGTGCCGTCGCCGTGGACGGGCCTGTTCGTGTTCAGCCGTCCTGGAGAGCCGTTCACCCCGGCTGAGTCGGCGCGGGCACACCGCCTCGCCGAACTGGCTGAAGCAGCACAGACGATCAGCCGCTGAGCAGCCGTTTCAGCGGCCGTTGAGCGGCTCACGTTCGGTCGCCGGTGCGGGTCAGGCGCAGGACGCGGGCGGAGGGTTCGGGGGTCGTGGTGGTTACGCTGAGTCCGTCGGCTGTCCAGGTGTAGGTCCAGTCGTTGTCCGCTGCCGGGAAGAGCGGATCGACGCTCGCCCGGGAGAGCGGGAGCGTGATGGTGGACGGGCCGGGTGCGCGGTGCCAGAGGGTGAGGTACGAGGTGCCGGGGCTGTTCAGGGAGAGGGCGATCCACTCGTCGGTCCAGGTCGGCAGTCCGAGTGGCCAGGCGGGGACGAGCGTGTCGAGATCGTCGAGGATGACGCGGTGCGCGGCCAGGGCGGACCGGATCAGCTCGAGCTCGGCCGGCGCCATCCGGTTGAGGTGGCCGGACAGGTAGAGGCGGCCGGGGATGCCGTTGACGAGGGCGAACGTGAACTCCTCGCGGGTGGTTCCGCTGATCGGGTACGCCCAGTGGCCGGCCTGCTCGGGGAGTACGGCGGCCGGTGCCGCGGCGGAGATCGGTGCGTAGAGCAACGGATGTTCCTGGTCCGAGGTCGATTGCAGGTGCAGGCGGGACAGCATGGCGTAGTCCATCCGCATCGCGCCGGAGGCACAGTTCTCGATCAGCAGGTCGGGGTGGCGGGTCTGGAGGCCGTCGAGCCAGTCGAGCAGGGCCCGGTTGTGTTCCAGCAGCCCGTGGCCGAGCGACGTACCGCCCTTGTCGGTGCCGGGGCCGGTCATCGAGTTGTTGTCGAACTTGAAGAAGCCGATGCCGAACTCGTCGATCAGTTTGTCGACGGTGCTGTCGAGGTGCCCGCGGGCGGCCGGGCTGCGTAGGTCGAGCAGGTAGCGGCCGTTCTCGGCGACGCGCTTGCCGTGACGGGTGAGGAACGCGTCGTCGGGCAGTTCTCCGGCGATCGGCGACCGGACGCCGATGACTTCGGGTTCGAGCCAGAGCCCGGGCACCATTCGGTGCCGGTGGATCCGGTTGATCACTTCGGCGAGCCCGTTCGGGAACCGCGTCGTCGACGGTTGCCAGGCGCCGACGGTGTTCCACCAGTCGCCTTCGGCGTACCAGCCGGCGTCGATGCAGAAGTAGTCCGCGCCGACGTCGGCCGCGGCGTCGATCAGCGGCAGGAGCTTCTCGGTCGTCGGGTCGCCCAGCAACGTGTTCATGTAGTCGTTGAAGATGACCGGCATCCGGTCGTCGGCCGGCCGCCGGTTCCGGATCGCGCGGCGCTGACGCGTGAGCGCCGCGAACACACCGCCGGCGTCGGTCCCCGCGACGAGCGAGACCGGAACGGTCGTGAACGGCTTGTCGGCGGTGACGTCGACGCTCCACTGGTGTTCGTGGTCGGTCGGTCCGCTCAGCAGCAGGTAGCCGCCGCGTCGGGTCTCACCGAGCTCGTAGTGCCACGGGCCGTTGTGCTCGATCTGCCAGCCCAGGGCGTACGGCGTACGCCGGTCGACCAGGACGCCGATGGGCAGCTGTTCTCCGGTGGACCACGAGTTTGTACCGGTCACCGCGTGCCGGCTTCTCGCGACGTGCTGGTGCGAGTCGCTGACGATGTCGGCCAGCACGTCCCGGAGCAGACGCTTCGACCACCGGTTCTCCGCCATCCAGCTGTTGGCGGCGGAGTGCAGTTCGGCGTCGATCGACGCGAGACCGACCACCAGAGACGACAGGAACGTGAGTTCCAGCGAGCCCGGCCCGGTGATCGACGCCTCGGTCCAGGCGCGTACGCCGGCGCGCGCTTCGAACACGCTGGTGACGCGGAGACCCGTGGCCGGTTCTTCCTGGACGATCCGCAGCGTGTTCGGTGTCTCGTCGTGCCGTACGTACCGCAACTGCTGTCCGAGGACGGTGCCGGCCTGGCGGTTGCTGGAATGACCGTGGCCCACTGCGGAGACCTCCACCAAGGGCTGGCTCGGATCAGGCTCGCCACCCGTCGGCTGTCCGGTCTCGCGGACGGCGACAAGCCGGACGGGTCCGTCGTCGAGGGCGAACGTCAAGGCGAGGTCAGGCGTACTCCAGCGCAGCAGGTCGGTCACAAGGCCTCAATTCGTCGTGGGGCGATGCTCGAGGAGGTAGTCCTCGACGGTGAACAGGTGCGCGGCCATCAGGGTCCGTGCGCGATCGGGGTCGTGGCTGGTGAGGGCGGCGAGGATCGAGAGGTGTTCGCGATGCGCGGTCTGGTCGGCGCCGGGCTCGGCGATGGATCGGCGGAGCCGGTCCCGCATCGTGCGTCCGCCGAGGGCGTCGACGAGTGCGGACAGTACGGGGTTGCCGGCCGCTTCGGCGATGATGCGGTGGAAGGCGATGTCGTTCTCGATGACGGTCTCGTGATCGGGATCCGGGAGCGCGAGCTCGGCCTCGTTGCGGCGCAGCAGATCGTCCGCGGCGGCCAGCTTCTCGCTGCCGATGTCGCGCGCCGCCAACGCCGCGCCCTCGGTCTCCAGGATCCGCCGTACGACGTGCAGGTGGTGGGTTCCGGTACCGTCCTGGAGGTCGACGACGAAGCCCATCGGGGCGAGCAGCATGGACGGATCGAGCTTGGTGACGTAGGTACCGTCGCCCTGCCGGGTCTCCAGGACGCCCATGATCGACAGCGCCCGAACGCCTTCGCGCAGTGGATTCCTGGAGACGCCGAGGGCCGCGGCGAGGTCTCTTTCGATCGGCAGCCGATCACCTGGCCGGAGCCGGCCCTCGATGATCATCTGCCGGATGCTCTGCACCACCACGTCGGTCTGCGACGCACCGGCGCTGCGGGGCTGTCCCGGGCTCATGGTCGCTCGCCCGCGAGGCGCGGCGCCCAGTAGCTGCCGTCCGGAAAGCTGTAGGTCTCGAGCGATGCCCTGTACATCTCGGCACTGTATCCGGGTGCGTCCGGCAACACGTACGCCCCGTTCCGGACGACACACGGCTCGACGAAGTGTTCGTGCAGGTGGTCGACGTACTCGGTCACGCGGCGATCGAGACTTCCGGAGACGGCCACGTAGTCGAAGATCGCGAGGTGCTGGACGAGCTCGCACAGGCCCACGCCGCCCGCATGCGGGCAGACCGGCACGTCGAACGAGGCGGCGAGCAAGTAGACCGCGAGTACTTCGTTGACGCTGCCGAGGCGCGCCGCGTCGAGTTGGCAGTAGTCGAGGGCGCCGGCCTGGAACATCTGCTTGAACAGCACCCGGTTCATGCCGTGCTCACCGGAGGCGACCCCGATCGGAGCCACCGCCTTGCGGATCGCCGCGTGGCCGAGGATGTCGTCCGGGCTGGTCGGCTCCTCGATCCACAGCGGCTCGAACTCGGCCAGCGCCTGCACCCAGTCGATCGCCTCGGGCACGTCCCAGACCTGGTTGGCGTCGATCATCAGGTTTCCGTCCGGACCGAGCACCTCGCGGGCGATCCGGCAGCGCCGGATGTCGTCGTCCAGGTCGGCGCCGACCTTGAGCTTGACATGTTTGTAGCCGTCGGCGACGGCTTCCTCACAGAGCCTGCGCAGCTTGGCATCGGAGTACCCGAGCCAGCCCGCCGACGTGGTGTAGCAGGGATAGCCGGTGGCCTCCAGCTCCTCGATCCGTTGCTTGCGGCCACCTTCGCGGGCCGCGAGCATCGTCACCGCCTGCTCCGGGGTGAGGACGTCGCTCAGGTATCGCAGATCAGCCGCCCGGACGAGCTGTTCGGGTGACATCTCGGACAGCAGTCGCCACAGCGGTAGTCCGGCGCCGCGGGCGGCCAGGTCCCACAGTGCGTTCATGACCGCGGCCAGCGCAAGGTGGATCACCCCCTTGTCCGGCCCCAGCCAACGCAACTGGGTGTCTGATTGCAGCTCCCGGTACACCGCACCCAGGTCGTCGCACAGCAGGTCGACGTCACGTCCCACCAGCGGCTCGGCACGTTGCGCCGCCGCGGCCACGCACAGGTCGTTGCCGCGCCCGATCGTGAACGTGAAGCCGTACCCGGACAAGGACGGGTCATCGGTGTGCAGGACGACGTACGCCGCCGAGTAGTCACCGTCCTTGTTCATCGCGTCCGAACCGTCGCCGGTGAGCGAGGTCGGGAAGCGGACGTCGACAACCTCCACCGAGGTGATGCGTGGCATGGTGACCCTCACTGGTCCGAGATAGATAGGACGTTTCTCCATCTTTGATGGCGTTCAGTATGGACCATGCGCTCAGCGGGCGCTACGATCCGGGAAATTCATGGGATTAATCATCGCCACTCGCCAGGTTTATCGATCACCTGGATCGGGAGCGACGCAGTACGGCAAAGGAGGTCTGATGGCAACGCTGACAACCGTCCGGCCGCCCGCGGGTGAGCCGCCGGCTCGCCCGAGGCGACGCCGGGAACGGCCGGGAATCACCGGCCTCCGGCGCAGCCTGCGAAGGCATTGGACGTTGTACCTGATCATGGTCGTGCCGTTGGTCTGGTTCGCGGTCTTCAAGTACGTCCCGATGTCGAACGCCGTGCTGGCGTTCAAGAGCTACAACGTGACCAAGGGTATCTGGGGAAGTCCTTGGATCGGCTGGCAGAACTTCGAGCTGTTCTTCCAGAATCCGGTGTTCTGGACGCTGGTGAAGAACACGTTCGTGCTGTCGGTCTACACCGTGGGAGCGAGCTTCCCGCTCGCGATCATCCTGGCGCTGGCGCTGAACGAGGTCCGGAACGGATTGTTCAAGCGGACGGTCCAGCTGGTGACGTACGCGCCGTACTTCATCTCGACGGTGGTGGTCGTGTCGATGACGATCCTGGTGCTGTCGCCGCGGCTCGGGATCGTCAACGAGGGGCTCGGGTTCTTCGGCGTACCGGCGATCGACTTCCTCGGTAACCCGGACTACTTCCGGCACATCTACGTGTGGTCGGACGTGTGGCAGACCACGGGGTACTCCGCGGTGATCTATCTGGCCGCGCTGGCCGGGATCGATCCGGCGCTGCACGAGGCGGCGAAGGTGGACGGCGCGGGCCGGCTGCGGCGGATCCTGCACGTGGATCTGCCGGGCATCATGCCGACCGCGGTGATCATCCTGGTGCTTGCTGTCGGCAACATCATGGCGATCGGCTTCGAGAAGGCGTTCCTGTTCCAGAACCCGCTGAACCTGAGCCAGTCGGAGATCATCGCGACGTACGTCTACAAGACCGGTCTGCTGAACGCGGACTTCAGCGGGGCGACCGCGGTGGGGTTGTTCAACTCGGTGATCAACCTGGCGCTGTTGCTGATCGTGAACCTGATCGCCAAACGGATCACCGGGAACGGACTGTGGTCATGACAGCTCTGATGGGTACGACGAGCGGCAAGCGGCTCGAACGGCGGGCGGCCCGCGCGCGCCGGATCCGTGAGCCGCGCACGGACCGGGTCTTCATGTTCTGCGTGTACCTGCTGCTGGCGGTGTTCCTGCTGGTCGTGCTGCTGCCGTTGCTGTACGTCGTGGCGAGCTCGTTCAGCAGCCCTCAGGCGGTGTCGGCCGGGCGCGTGCTGTTCTGGCCGGTGGACTTCTCGCTGCGCGGGTACCACGCGGTGTTCGAGAATCCCCAGATCGTCCAGGGCTACCTGAACTCGTTGTTCTACACGGTCGTGGGGACGATCGTCAGCGTCACGATGACGATCGCTGTCGCGTACCCGCTGTCCCGGCGGACGCTGGTCGGCCGGAACGTCGTGATGACGTTGATCCTGTTCACGATGCTGTTCACCGGCGGACTCGTACCGACGTACCTGGTGGTCCAGTCGGTCGGTCTGCTCGACACCCGGTGGGCGTTGATCATCCCGCAGGCGATCGGGGTCTGGCAGGTCATCATCGCCCGTACCTATTTCCGGACAGCGATCCCCGACGAACTGGTCGAGGCGTCGCAGCTGGACGGGTGCGGCGACCTGCGGTTCCTGTGGTCGGTGGTGATCCCGCTGGCCAAGCCGATGATCGCGGTGGTCGCGCTGATGTACGCGATCATGCAGTGGAACTCCTACTTCGACGCGCTGATCTACCTGAAGAGCCCGGATCTGTTCCCGTTGCAGCTGGTACTGCGCAACATCCTGATCCTCAACACGACCAGCGGTGGGGCGGTGGACGCCTCGCTGGTGATCCAGCGCCAGGAACTCGCCGATCTGCTCAAGTACTCGCTGATCGTGGTCGCCAGCGTGCCGGTGCTGCTGATCTACCCGTTCGTCGCCCGCTACTTCACCAAGGGCATCCTGATCGGCGCCGTGAAGGGCTGATCCTCCGCATCCTCAACCCCTGTGAGGGAACAATGTTTGTGAACATCAGCAGGCGGAGGCGTGCCGCGGTTGCCGGCACGAGCCTCCTGGCGCTCGCCCTCGTGGCCTGCTCCGGCGGCGGATCGAACGACCCCGGCAGCAAGCCGTTGCCGACGATCACCGGGAATCCCGCGACCACGCTGACCGTCTTCGCGCCGCAGGCGGCCGACGTGAACCTGGCCACGAACGACTTCACCAAGCTGGTACAGCAGAAGCTCAACCTGACGATCAAGTGGCAGACCACGACGTTCGACGGCGGGCCTGCCAAGGAGAAGCGGCAGATCTCGCTGGCCAGTGGGGACTACCCCGCCCTGTACCTGCTGATTCCGTGGGTCGACCAGTTCAGCCAGGCCGATCTGCTCAAGCTCGGCACCCAGGGGGTCGTCCTGCCGCTGAACCAGTTGATCGACCAGTACGCGCCGAACATCAAGAAGGCTTTGGACGCCACGCCGGAGTGGAAGGCGATGGCGACCGCGCCGGACGGCAAGATCTACGGGATGCCACAGTGGGTGGACTGCTTCCACTGCTCCTACCAGGACAAGCTCTGGATGAACTCGGCGTGGCTGAAGAAGCTCGGCCTGCAGGTGCCGAAGACGACCGAGGACATGCGCAAGGTGCTCGAGGCGTTCAAGACCCAGGACCCGAACGGGAACGGCAAGGCCGACGAGATCCCGCTCAGCGCGTCGGTGGGCAACGCCCTGGTCCCGTACTTCATGAACGCCTTCATCTACGACCCGCAAGGTGCTGCCGCCAACAACTCCTCGACGCTGGTGCTGAACAACGGAAAGGTCGACCTGCAGGCGAACAAGGACGGCTGGCGCGAAGGCCTGCGGTACCTGAACTCGCTCTACAAGGAGGGCCTGATCGACAAGGGCGCCTTCACCCAGAACGGGGACGCTCTGTTGCAGCAGGGCAACCATGCCGGCATGCCGATCCTCGGTTCCGCGACGGTGCTGCACTCGGGCGAGTTCGTCAACATCGGGTCGGCGGACGGACGCGACAAGCAGTACGACGCCGTACCGCCGCTGACCGGACCTCAGGGCGCGAACTACACCGGCTACAACTTCCCGAGCGTGCCGGGCGGCACCTTCGTGCTGACGAACAAGGCAACGCCCGAGCAGCAGATCGCGGCGATCAAGCTGCTGGACTACATCTTCACCGACCCGGGCCAGATCAACGGCCAGTTCGGGATGGAGGGCAAGGCCTGGACCAAGCCCGGCGCGGGCGATGTCGCGCTGGACAAGTCGCTGAAACCTGTGTTCAAGCAGATCCCGCTGAAGCCCGGCTCGACGCCGCGGAACACCGGCTGGGGCGCGCTGGCGCAGTACAACAACACCGCGCACTTCCGGAACTCCGAAGCGATCAGCACCGACATCCAGTCGCAGGCGGGGTACGAGCGCAAGCTGTTCGAGGCGACCAAGCTGTACGCCGGCCACGAGGACAAGGCCCAGATCTACCCGTTCTGGAAGGTGTGGATCGACCCGGCCCAGGCCAGCGAGGTCGCGACCCTGCAGACCAACATCGAGAACTACGTGCAGCAGAACGACCTGCAGTTCGTCACCGGCTCGAAGAGTCTCGACTCGGACTGGGACAGCTACGTCAAGGGCCTCGACAGCCTCGGCCTGAAGCGCTACCTGGAGATCCAGCAGACCGCCTACGACAAGGTCCCCAACAAGTAGCCGGTTCCAACCCTGTGTGAGGAGTTCATCGTGCCTGTCGGCCCCTTCGAGCCGTCGTTCGAGTCGTTGAGGAACTTCGAGTGCCCGGACTGGTTCCGGGACGCGAAGTTCGGCATCTGGTCGCACTGGGGACCGCAGTCGGTGCCGCGGTACGGCGACTGGTACGCGCGGAACATGTACCGCGAGGGCAGCGATCAGTACCGCTATCACCTCCGGACCTACGGGCATCCGTCGGCGTTCGGCTACAAGGACGTCGTACGGCAGTGGAAGGCGGAGCGGTTCGACGCGGAGGAGTTGATGGAGCGGTTCGTCGCGGCCGGCGCGCGGTACTTCGTCGCGCAGGCCGTGCACCACGACAACTTCTTCAACTACGAGTCCAGCCTCAATCGCTGGAACTCGGTGAAGGTCGGGCCGGGCAAGGACATCGTGGGACTGTGGAAAGCCGCCGCCGACGAGCGCGGCATCCCGTTCGGGATCACCGAGCATCTCGGCGCCGCGCTCGGCTGGCTCGCGGTCAACAAGGGCAGCGACAAACACGGTCCGTTCGCGGGAGTCCGGTACGACGGAACGGATCCGGCGTACCGGGATCTGTACCTCGACAACAGCCGGTATCTGGCCGACGCCGAGGTCCCGGAC
This genomic interval carries:
- a CDS encoding FadR/GntR family transcriptional regulator codes for the protein MSPGQPRSAGASQTDVVVQSIRQMIIEGRLRPGDRLPIERDLAAALGVSRNPLREGVRALSIMGVLETRQGDGTYVTKLDPSMLLAPMGFVVDLQDGTGTHHLHVVRRILETEGAALAARDIGSEKLAAADDLLRRNEAELALPDPDHETVIENDIAFHRIIAEAAGNPVLSALVDALGGRTMRDRLRRSIAEPGADQTAHREHLSILAALTSHDPDRARTLMAAHLFTVEDYLLEHRPTTN
- a CDS encoding undecaprenyl-diphosphate phosphatase produces the protein MTAPRTFHQQSVLQAAVVGLVQGLTEFLPVSSSAHLRVTSALLHWPDPGAAFTAVTQRRTEAAVLVYFRREIAGVVAAWTTSLFRPERRSDPLAKLGWFIILGSVPISVLGLLLQNVIETAFRDLWLIGAALIVFGLVLGAADRVARKDQATV
- a CDS encoding ABC transporter permease encodes the protein MATLTTVRPPAGEPPARPRRRRERPGITGLRRSLRRHWTLYLIMVVPLVWFAVFKYVPMSNAVLAFKSYNVTKGIWGSPWIGWQNFELFFQNPVFWTLVKNTFVLSVYTVGASFPLAIILALALNEVRNGLFKRTVQLVTYAPYFISTVVVVSMTILVLSPRLGIVNEGLGFFGVPAIDFLGNPDYFRHIYVWSDVWQTTGYSAVIYLAALAGIDPALHEAAKVDGAGRLRRILHVDLPGIMPTAVIILVLAVGNIMAIGFEKAFLFQNPLNLSQSEIIATYVYKTGLLNADFSGATAVGLFNSVINLALLLIVNLIAKRITGNGLWS
- a CDS encoding extracellular solute-binding protein, producing MNISRRRRAAVAGTSLLALALVACSGGGSNDPGSKPLPTITGNPATTLTVFAPQAADVNLATNDFTKLVQQKLNLTIKWQTTTFDGGPAKEKRQISLASGDYPALYLLIPWVDQFSQADLLKLGTQGVVLPLNQLIDQYAPNIKKALDATPEWKAMATAPDGKIYGMPQWVDCFHCSYQDKLWMNSAWLKKLGLQVPKTTEDMRKVLEAFKTQDPNGNGKADEIPLSASVGNALVPYFMNAFIYDPQGAAANNSSTLVLNNGKVDLQANKDGWREGLRYLNSLYKEGLIDKGAFTQNGDALLQQGNHAGMPILGSATVLHSGEFVNIGSADGRDKQYDAVPPLTGPQGANYTGYNFPSVPGGTFVLTNKATPEQQIAAIKLLDYIFTDPGQINGQFGMEGKAWTKPGAGDVALDKSLKPVFKQIPLKPGSTPRNTGWGALAQYNNTAHFRNSEAISTDIQSQAGYERKLFEATKLYAGHEDKAQIYPFWKVWIDPAQASEVATLQTNIENYVQQNDLQFVTGSKSLDSDWDSYVKGLDSLGLKRYLEIQQTAYDKVPNK
- a CDS encoding twin-arginine translocase TatA/TatE family subunit, yielding MISQLEMPRGEEWIVILVVVILLFGPTKLPGLVRQLGKAKKVWDQELSPSRDRHKTLDTPDQTTSQTTPAPGQNADAQPSTPTQPGQ
- a CDS encoding amino acid-binding protein — protein: MDSLRTTLTGGTACDVCGRLPHPRRLRLTLAKLVAVAPVELALHAVVLAAHPPYLISVAVLASVTTALVIWVVEPSTMRLLRSWLHAPTVRPRQGVGTLWRIRVTLDDRAGSLEGVTRRLAVLEANILGLHVHPIGDGVRDELVVSAPDGVAAADLEAAVGAGGGREVHVWPTTALALVDGQTKALSLSARVVVDPAELPHAVAELLGAQLVTDRAALAGQLPGDVLKVPSPWTGLFVFSRPGEPFTPAESARAHRLAELAEAAQTISR
- a CDS encoding carbohydrate ABC transporter permease, with product MTALMGTTSGKRLERRAARARRIREPRTDRVFMFCVYLLLAVFLLVVLLPLLYVVASSFSSPQAVSAGRVLFWPVDFSLRGYHAVFENPQIVQGYLNSLFYTVVGTIVSVTMTIAVAYPLSRRTLVGRNVVMTLILFTMLFTGGLVPTYLVVQSVGLLDTRWALIIPQAIGVWQVIIARTYFRTAIPDELVEASQLDGCGDLRFLWSVVIPLAKPMIAVVALMYAIMQWNSYFDALIYLKSPDLFPLQLVLRNILILNTTSGGAVDASLVIQRQELADLLKYSLIVVASVPVLLIYPFVARYFTKGILIGAVKG
- a CDS encoding glycoside hydrolase family 36 protein — translated: MTDLLRWSTPDLALTFALDDGPVRLVAVRETGQPTGGEPDPSQPLVEVSAVGHGHSSNRQAGTVLGQQLRYVRHDETPNTLRIVQEEPATGLRVTSVFEARAGVRAWTEASITGPGSLELTFLSSLVVGLASIDAELHSAANSWMAENRWSKRLLRDVLADIVSDSHQHVARSRHAVTGTNSWSTGEQLPIGVLVDRRTPYALGWQIEHNGPWHYELGETRRGGYLLLSGPTDHEHQWSVDVTADKPFTTVPVSLVAGTDAGGVFAALTRQRRAIRNRRPADDRMPVIFNDYMNTLLGDPTTEKLLPLIDAAADVGADYFCIDAGWYAEGDWWNTVGAWQPSTTRFPNGLAEVINRIHRHRMVPGLWLEPEVIGVRSPIAGELPDDAFLTRHGKRVAENGRYLLDLRSPAARGHLDSTVDKLIDEFGIGFFKFDNNSMTGPGTDKGGTSLGHGLLEHNRALLDWLDGLQTRHPDLLIENCASGAMRMDYAMLSRLHLQSTSDQEHPLLYAPISAAAPAAVLPEQAGHWAYPISGTTREEFTFALVNGIPGRLYLSGHLNRMAPAELELIRSALAAHRVILDDLDTLVPAWPLGLPTWTDEWIALSLNSPGTSYLTLWHRAPGPSTITLPLSRASVDPLFPAADNDWTYTWTADGLSVTTTTPEPSARVLRLTRTGDRT
- a CDS encoding L-fuconate dehydratase, translating into MPRITSVEVVDVRFPTSLTGDGSDAMNKDGDYSAAYVVLHTDDPSLSGYGFTFTIGRGNDLCVAAAAQRAEPLVGRDVDLLCDDLGAVYRELQSDTQLRWLGPDKGVIHLALAAVMNALWDLAARGAGLPLWRLLSEMSPEQLVRAADLRYLSDVLTPEQAVTMLAAREGGRKQRIEELEATGYPCYTTSAGWLGYSDAKLRRLCEEAVADGYKHVKLKVGADLDDDIRRCRIAREVLGPDGNLMIDANQVWDVPEAIDWVQALAEFEPLWIEEPTSPDDILGHAAIRKAVAPIGVASGEHGMNRVLFKQMFQAGALDYCQLDAARLGSVNEVLAVYLLAASFDVPVCPHAGGVGLCELVQHLAIFDYVAVSGSLDRRVTEYVDHLHEHFVEPCVVRNGAYVLPDAPGYSAEMYRASLETYSFPDGSYWAPRLAGERP